The Thioalkalivibrio thiocyanodenitrificans ARhD 1 nucleotide sequence CCCGGGACGCGACTCCCGGGTGCATGGCGCCGCCCCCGGCGCAGATCCCCTGGCCTGGCTGGCCCGGCGCATCATCGAAGACCACCGGGACCAACTACCCGACCTGACCCGCGTGACCGTGCTGCGCCCCCGTGCCCACGGGGACGCGCGGCTTCGCCGGCTGCTGCTGGAAGCGGCGCACGAGCGGGGTTCCGGTGCCCTGCTGGGACCCCGCATCACGTCCATGCGCCAGTGGATCTCCGAGGCGATCCCCCCGGATGTCCCGACCCTGGGCGCCCACGGCCGGGAACTGCTGCTGTTCGAATCCCTGCGCGCGCACGCGCAACTGTTCGGGCGGCACGATCCGTGGCGGCTGGCCGACACGCTCCTGGAACTGTTCCGTGAACTCACCCTGGGCGGCACCACGCCGCCGCCCGAGTACGAGGCCTTCGTAGAGCGGCTGCGGGCAGCTTACGGCCTGGGGGCGGATGTCGGTCGCTGTCTGGAATCTCTGGGACGTGAGGCCCGCATTGTCCATACCCTGTGGCAGGCATGGCTGACGCAGCAGCATGCCGAGGGCCGGGAGGACCCGGACGCCCGCTACCTGCGCGCCCTGGCCGCCCTGGACCCCGACGGGATCGCCGCGGACCACCTCTACGTGGCCGGCTACGACGAGGTCCTGCCCGCCGAGGCGGCCCTGCTGGGCGGCCTCGCCCGTGCGGGACGAGCCCACTGGCTGGTGCCCGCACCGGCCGCGCCCGGGCTCCCGGCGCCGGATGCCCCGCCCGGCACCGACGACACGCCCTTCGGCGCATTTCTGGACCAGGTGTTTCACACGGACGGTGCGCCGCTTCGCGACCGGGCCCTGCGCTTCGCGGAAAGGCATCCCCGGAGCCCCGCCGCGGATCGCGTGGCCCTGCTCGCCGCCGAGGATGCCGAGGCCCAGGCCGCGGCCCTGGACATCCGCATCCGCGCCTGGCTTCTGGAGGGCCACACGCGTATCGGCGTGGTCACCGACGACCGTCGCCTGGCCCGGCGCCTGCGCGCCCTTCTGGAACGGGCCGGCATCGATCTGGACGACCCGGGCGGCTGGGCACTGTCGACCACCCGGGCGGCGGCCGCCCTGGAACGCTGGCTGGAGGCGCTGGAGGAGGATTTCGCCTACCAGCCGCTCATGGATGTGCTCAAGTCCTCCTTCGTCCTTCCAGGACACGACCGGGAGAAACACCTGTTCGCCGTGTACCGCCTGGAACAGGACGTGATGCTGCGGGAGAACATCCCGCGCGGCCTCGGGCGCATGCGCAGCCATCTGTCGCAGCGCACCCGGCGGCTGGGACCGGCGGGGGAATCCGGCGCCCGGGCCGCCGGCACCCTGCTCGACGCACTGGAACACGCCGCGCAACCCCTGAAGGGACTGATCAACGGGCCTGCCTGTCCGGCAGACCGGCTGATGCGCGCCCTGCGCGACAGCCTGGAACGCCTGGGCATGGACCGGGCCCTGGACGAGGATCCGGCGGGACGCCGGATCCTGGAGGAACTGGCTGCCATGGAAGGGGACCTGCGGCAGCGCCCCCTGTCCATGGACTGGCGCGAGTTCCGTACCTGGCTGGGCCGCGTGCTGGAGACCCGCCACTTCCTGCCGCACCCCCGGCCCGCACCCGTGCAGTTGCTCGGTCTGGGCGAAACCGGCCTGGCACGCTTCGACGCGCTGATCATCGCTGCGGCGGACCGGGAACATCTGCCGGGTCATGCGCCGGTGCGTGCCCTGTTCAACGATGGGGTGCGCCACGCCCTGGACCTGGAGACCTGGCACGACCGGGTCATCCGCCAGCGCGGGCGCTTCCGGCGCCTGCTGGAGGCGGCACCCCGGGTACTCATCACCTGGCAGCGGGAACGCGAGGGCGGCCCGCAGCGGCCCGCCCCATGGGTGGAACTGATCGATGCCTTTCATCGGCTTGCCTGGTCGCAGTCCCTGGACGACGTGACGCTGGCCACATGGCTCGACCACCCCGGCGCGGCCGTCGCGAGCCCCGACACGCGGCCATTGCCGCCGGCGCCGTCGCGCCCCGCGCCGGTGCTGCCGCCCGCGCGCGTACCCGCGAAGCTCTCCGCCAGCGCGCACCAGGATCTCATCGATTGCCCCTACCGTTTCTACGCGGCCCGGGGGCTGGGACTTGCGCCCCAGGAGGAACTGGCCGAGGCACTGAGCAAGGCCGACTACGGCGAGCGGGTGCATCTGTGCCTGCAGGCCTTCCATGGCGGGGTGGCGGACCTGCCCGGTCCGTGGCGCGGGCCTCTGGACGAGGCTGCTCGCCCGAAGGCCCGGGAACTGCTGGAGGCGATCAGCGAGGCGGTCTTCCGGCGGGATCTGGAGGACAACTTCATGCACCGGGGCTGGCTGGCCCGATGGCGCGCGCTGATCCCTGCCTACCTGGACTGGGCCATTGCCCGGGCGCGCGAGTGGCGGGTCGATGGCACCGAGGCGCAGTTGCAGCAGCCCTTCCACGACGCACTGGTGCTGAAGGGGCGGCTCGACCGGATCGATACCGGTGATCAGGGTCCCGCCGTGATCGACTACAAGACCGGCCCGCCGCCCGATCAGACGGACGTGGATGACGGCGAGGCGGTGCAGCTACCCACCTATGCGCTCCTGCTCCCCGATGCGGTCCGGGTTGAATACCTGCAGCTCGACCGGGACAAGGTGGTTCCCGGGGCCTGTCTTGAGGGTAAGGCGCTGGCGCAGCTCCGGGATGCCGTGGGTGCGCGGCTGCTCGAACTGGTGGCACAGCTTCGCAACGGCGCGTCCGTGCCCGCATGGGGCGATGCGGCGGTGTGCCGGCATTGCGCCATGGGCGTCCTGTGCCGGCGCGGCACATGGACGGACGAAGGCGACAGGACCCGGCCGCCGGTCGAATGAGGCGGACCCGGCCGGAAAGGCGCGCGGAACGGAAACATGGCGGGCGCCACACGGGTCCTCTACGGCAGAATCCCCGGTACATCGCGGGCAATCCCGGTGACCCGTGGCGACAGGTGTTCGATCACAGTGTTTCGTGTCCGGATGCAGTAGAATTTCCGCACATTGAACAAGCCTCGTGAGGCCACACCCATGCGCACCATCCGTTTCCCCCTCTGGATCCTGCTGCTGCTTCTCATGTCCTCGTCCCAGGCATGGGCCGACCGCTACGAGGAAACCATGGAGATATTTCGCAATGCCATGGAGAGCCGCGACTTCTTCGACCATGCCTACGGGTATGCGGTATTCCCCACCATCGGCAAGGGCGGCATCGGCATCGGTGGCGCCTACGGCGAAGGGCGGGTCTACGCCCAGGGCGAGCATGTGGGCGATACCAGCATGGCGCAGGTGACCATCGGCCTCCAGTTGGGCGGGCAGGCCTTCAGCCAGATGATCTTCTTCGAGGACGAACGGGCATTCCGGGAGTTCACCGGCGGCAACTTCGAGTTCGGCGCACAGGCCTCGGCAGTCGCCATCACCGCCGGCGCCCAGGCCGGCGCAGGCACCACGGGCACCTCGGCTGGCGCCAGCGGCGGCCGGCGCGATGCGCGCACGGTGGGCAGCTACTACCGGGGCATGGCGGTGTTCACGGTCGCCAAGGGCGGACTCATGTACGAAGCGAGCATCGGCGGCCAGAAGTTCAGCTATACGCCGAGGTGACGTTCGAGAAGGTGAAGGGTGGAAAGGCGCCTTTTTGTCACAGAGGTCACAGAGAAAAGACAGTTTCCCTCGTAAAGCTGCAGCACGCGGGCAGAATCGATCCATAGACAGGGTACCTCGTGCAACCGGGGTGTCCTCTGTATGCTTCGCGTCTTGGCGGGCACAAATGCTTTGTTGGCCTCGGTGTCCCCTGTGACCGCGTCTCCCATCACGCCGACCGCCGACCCGTGATCCGCCCCGGCTCGCGGAACCTTGTCATCATCGTCCCGCGAACGCATCGAACACCCCGGTCGCACGGCTGTCCCGACCCACCTCACGAACACAATGAGATCATTGCGTTGCCCGCCCAGCGCGCACCGAAATACATGCCGGGCACACCGGGAAGGCGCAGAATCGGTCTTGCACCCATGGGGAACGGGATATTCACCGGGACGCGCCCGGCGGCTGTGGGGCCGAGAACGGAAGGGATCGACGGAGGAGCCTGCATGATCAGACACACCGCTGCACGGACGAACCTCGCGGCCGCCCTTTTCGACATGGACGGCGTGGTCACCGACACGGCGAAGGCACATGCCGGCGCATGGAAGCGTCTGTTCGACGAGTATCTGCGAAGGCGCGCGGATCACCTCGGCGAGGCGTTCACACCGTTCGATCCCCGCAGCGATTACCGGCGATACGTGGACGGCAAGCCCCGCAGTGACGGTATCAGAAGTTTTCTCGATTCACGGGGCATCGAGCTTCCGGACGGAAACGAGAACGACGGACCGGACAAGGAAACCGTGTGTGGCCTCGGCAATCGCAAGGACCGCTATTTCCATGAATGGCTCGAGGCAAACCCGGTCCGGGCGTACCCGGGGACCCTCCGCCTCCTCGAAGATTTGCGCACCGCCGGCATCCCGACGGCGGTGTTTTCTTCAAGCCGTAATGCAGAGGCGGTGTTGCGCAGTGCCGGCGTGCTCGACCGCTTCGGTGCCAGGGTCGACGGCGAAGACAGGGCGCGGC carries:
- a CDS encoding PD-(D/E)XK nuclease family protein, whose product is MNPGRDSRVHGAAPGADPLAWLARRIIEDHRDQLPDLTRVTVLRPRAHGDARLRRLLLEAAHERGSGALLGPRITSMRQWISEAIPPDVPTLGAHGRELLLFESLRAHAQLFGRHDPWRLADTLLELFRELTLGGTTPPPEYEAFVERLRAAYGLGADVGRCLESLGREARIVHTLWQAWLTQQHAEGREDPDARYLRALAALDPDGIAADHLYVAGYDEVLPAEAALLGGLARAGRAHWLVPAPAAPGLPAPDAPPGTDDTPFGAFLDQVFHTDGAPLRDRALRFAERHPRSPAADRVALLAAEDAEAQAAALDIRIRAWLLEGHTRIGVVTDDRRLARRLRALLERAGIDLDDPGGWALSTTRAAAALERWLEALEEDFAYQPLMDVLKSSFVLPGHDREKHLFAVYRLEQDVMLRENIPRGLGRMRSHLSQRTRRLGPAGESGARAAGTLLDALEHAAQPLKGLINGPACPADRLMRALRDSLERLGMDRALDEDPAGRRILEELAAMEGDLRQRPLSMDWREFRTWLGRVLETRHFLPHPRPAPVQLLGLGETGLARFDALIIAAADREHLPGHAPVRALFNDGVRHALDLETWHDRVIRQRGRFRRLLEAAPRVLITWQREREGGPQRPAPWVELIDAFHRLAWSQSLDDVTLATWLDHPGAAVASPDTRPLPPAPSRPAPVLPPARVPAKLSASAHQDLIDCPYRFYAARGLGLAPQEELAEALSKADYGERVHLCLQAFHGGVADLPGPWRGPLDEAARPKARELLEAISEAVFRRDLEDNFMHRGWLARWRALIPAYLDWAIARAREWRVDGTEAQLQQPFHDALVLKGRLDRIDTGDQGPAVIDYKTGPPPDQTDVDDGEAVQLPTYALLLPDAVRVEYLQLDRDKVVPGACLEGKALAQLRDAVGARLLELVAQLRNGASVPAWGDAAVCRHCAMGVLCRRGTWTDEGDRTRPPVE
- a CDS encoding lipid-binding SYLF domain-containing protein, which translates into the protein MNKPREATPMRTIRFPLWILLLLLMSSSQAWADRYEETMEIFRNAMESRDFFDHAYGYAVFPTIGKGGIGIGGAYGEGRVYAQGEHVGDTSMAQVTIGLQLGGQAFSQMIFFEDERAFREFTGGNFEFGAQASAVAITAGAQAGAGTTGTSAGASGGRRDARTVGSYYRGMAVFTVAKGGLMYEASIGGQKFSYTPR